In the genome of Virgibacillus doumboii, the window TCAAATTGAGCAGATTAAACCATCTTTTGTAGTAATTGATTCTATTCAGACGATTTATCGTGAGGAGGTAACAAGTGCACCTGGCAGTGTTTCCCAGGTTCGTGAAAGTACCGGTGAATTAATGAAAATCGCCAAAACAAACGGAATCCCAATTTTTATAGTTGGACACGTAACCAAAGAGGGAGCAATAGCAGGGCCGCGAATGCTTGAGCATATGGTGGATGCAGTGCTTTATTTTGAAGGTGAACGGCATCATACATATCGTATTTTGCGCGGAGTTAAGAATCGTTTTGGCAGTACACATGAGATGGGTATTTTTGAGATGAAGGAAGAAGGACTGCGGGAGGTCATGAATCCTTCAGAAATCTTCCTGGAGGAGCGATCACAGGGAGCGGCTGGATCAACAGTTGTCGCTTCGATGGAAGGAACCAGGCCTGTACTGGTTGAAATTCAGGCGTTAATTTCACCATCCAGCTTTGGGAACCCGAGGCGGATGGCAACCGGAATCGATACGAATCGTGTTCCGTTGCTTATGGCAGTACTCGAAAAACGTGTCGGGTTAATGCTGCAAAACCAGGATGCCTATATAAAAGTTGCTGGGGGAGTTAAGCTTGATGAACCGGCAATTGATTTAGCCATTGCTGTAAGTATTGCTTCAAGCTTCCGGGACCAGCCAACAAAGCCAGATGACATTTTTGTTGGGGAAGTAGGCCTGACCGGTGAAATAAGAAGGGTTTCCAGAATTGAACAGCGAGTCCAGGAAGCAGCTAAACTTGGATTTAAGCGGGTCATCTGTCCAAAGAATAATCTTGACGGTTGGACGGCACCTGAATCTATTCAGGTAATCGGTGTTAATTCCGTACAAGAGGCGATGGAAGCAGGGTTAGCCAGATAAATTCGAAATTTGTCGAAAAATTAGATTGACAGTTGATACTTGGTATGATAGAATTTTATGTTTATTAAATTGACTGTTATTTGTGGTTATGCTATTGTTTATGTATCTGTTATTTTTTTACACTTTCTCAAAAATCATTATTCTACGTTTTCCAACGGTTAATTTTTATAAATCAGGTAATAATAAAAGATAGGAGGTGACAGTGGTGCTGAAAAAAATTGTCCATTTACTTTTTATCATTAGTGGAGGTACCATTGGGTATTTATACGTACCGGATATTGTTAACTTGTTAGATTTTACCGATGCAAACTGGGTCTCATCCCCATATGCAGGCTTAATATTGGGAGCTATTATTTTATTTCTATTTTCTTATTGGCTTGCAGATTATATCGTCGGGTTTTTAAGGTGGATAGAAGATGCACTGATCAAAGTGCCGGTTGGCGACTTATTTTTTGGAAGTCTCGGGCTGATTCTTGGGCTGGTTGTAGCTTATTTGATTAATATTGCATTCAAGGATATTAATATTGCATTTGTCTCACAGGTAATTCCGTTAATCATTACAACTCTGCTAGGCTATTTTGGGT includes:
- the radA gene encoding DNA repair protein RadA, which gives rise to MAKRKTKYVCQECGYESAKWMGKCPGCNNWNTLVEEIEASSMKSRHTLGVESKSASKPESITAIETQKEPRITTTMKEFNRVLGGGIVPGSLVLIGGDPGIGKSTLLLQISSQLAEKQLPVLYISGEESTRQTKLRADRLGIKSDLLYVLSETNLLDIANQIEQIKPSFVVIDSIQTIYREEVTSAPGSVSQVRESTGELMKIAKTNGIPIFIVGHVTKEGAIAGPRMLEHMVDAVLYFEGERHHTYRILRGVKNRFGSTHEMGIFEMKEEGLREVMNPSEIFLEERSQGAAGSTVVASMEGTRPVLVEIQALISPSSFGNPRRMATGIDTNRVPLLMAVLEKRVGLMLQNQDAYIKVAGGVKLDEPAIDLAIAVSIASSFRDQPTKPDDIFVGEVGLTGEIRRVSRIEQRVQEAAKLGFKRVICPKNNLDGWTAPESIQVIGVNSVQEAMEAGLAR